The Caloenas nicobarica isolate bCalNic1 chromosome 16, bCalNic1.hap1, whole genome shotgun sequence genome contains the following window.
GGGAACATCAGCTTTGGTGCTCGGTAGCCATTGAAAAATCAAATGGGACATTaggaaggaagcagagaagaaaatgaaaaacattttgctgctgTGGGGTTGCGGGTGCAGCAGCACCCTAACACAGGTCCCCCCATCCCAGGAGAGCAGGACCAGGCTCTGCAAaaggccctggggacaccggtgGTCTGGACCACCTTTCAGCAACTCCTCTCTCTGAAAATGTGGTTCCCAAGAGGGGACAGGGTAGAGATAAAACTACGGGTGACATGGAGAAGGACTTCACTCTCTTCAAGTAGAAGAGCTGGGGTGTTACACGAGGCATGTAAAAGGCAGGTTCAGGTGGAGCAGGTGCCTGCTCGGGCTGGAGAAGCAGGAGGTTTATGTTGGTTCAAGAAGAGCTGAGGCGctcctggaaaataaatgcatttcacCTTGCAGATGGGGAGAGGTGACTCCCGTTCACTGAGCTGCAGGCACCTGGGGCCAGGTGGAAGCACTACCTGCTTTTGCTCAGTTGTTGTGCTCTTGCCCAGGCGCTGGCTTTTTTTCACTCCTGAAGGCCTGTTGAAGAATTCACCTtccctgcagctgcttcccCAACACCTCTGCTTCTCCATGGCAATTACCTGAGCACAGAGGAGGCCCCTCTGTGCAGGTCCTGCAGAGCACGGGGGCACAGGCAGATCGCCCCTTGGAACGGCCAaggaggagggcagcagggctcCGTCAGAACCGTGTCCAGCAGCCGGGATCTGGGATAACGGCTCCATCCTCCGCCGTTCCCTTCACGCGTGGCTCAGGCTGCAGCGGCCGCTCCAGCACGTCCCcccgcccggcgctgccgcccccGCAGCCGTGAGGCCGCGGGAGCCGCCGCCACGCTGCTGCCGTGTCGCCAAGCCTCGGTCAGGCTCAACGTGGGGCTCGGGGTGCTCCCCGGGGTGCTCCCCGGTCACCGCGGCCCCTGCTGCCGGCTCCCAGGGTGACACCCCTGCGGCGGGGGCTCGTGTCCCCCTGGCAGCATCCCCGGCTGCGGAGGCTCCtgccccgcccgccgctcccgggcggccccgccaggggctcccgcagccgccgcgccggccccgcccgcccccgcccttCCGCCGGCCCGGGAGGCGGAgccggggcgggaggcggcggcggcggcggagcaggtggggccggggccgcgcaggtgagcggggccgggcggggggagcggggccggggctcgATAGCGCCCGGGGACCCGCATGGcgctggggctgagcaggggcGACACTTTTCCCTCTGCCCGCCCGGGGGCGAATCCGGAGGCTGAACCCCGACCCGCGACCACCCCCCAGGCCGGGAGGGCTCCTTGTTCCCCCGAGGGGCGCTGGGCTCCACGTCCTGCCCGGCTGCGGCTGTTGGGCGCGTTGGGGTCAGGCGCCCCAGGGCTGCCAGCCCCTGTCGCGGGGCTGCGGGTGCAGGTGgcgagcggggctgggggggtctcgGCCAGCGGGGTTGGTGCCAACGGGCCCGTTGTCCCCACAGGCCGGCATCGTGCGGTCAGCCCGCGGTGACCTCTCTGGGACCCTTCAGCCTCCGAGGCGGGCGGACccagggagcagggctgcacCGAGCGGCACGAGCCCTCTGAGCAGGACCCGTGGTTTGGGATGCGGGGAGACACGTATCCTGGCGTGGGCAGGAGGGTGGCTGGAAGGGGAGAGCATCCCCGAAATCCCAGACTGCCCCGTGGATCCGCTGTGAAGTGGCACCTGAAGGTCCCCAGAGCTGCGTCCTCCCGCTCTCCTGGTGACAGGTGCCAGCCGAGGCCGGTCCCTGGGCACTGGACGTGTTTCCTGGTCTGGCCAGGGACATCCACGTCCTCGCTGGAGCTGCTCTGCGCTTCCTGCTGGGCACCTCAGCACTACGCCTGGGCTTTCCCTGGGGAAGCAGTGAGATGCTGAGTGCGGGGAGACGCTGTATCTGGCAGCAGGATGGGAGAAGGTCAGGTAGATGTTGAATAAGGTGGAGAGGAAGCAGCACAGACACCTTCAGCACGGCCAGAGCAGCCTGGTTTGGGCTTTAATGCAGCTCTGTTTTAGGAACACAAGCTTGGGAGATGCTGCCCTGGGGGTCCTGTGGTTTCCCCTCCCACCTGGTGTACGAGCACAGGTCCCTGTGCGGGGTGGCTGGTGTCCTGTGCCACCACCCTGGGAGAGGGACATGCTCCGGTGCTGAGCCCCACGCTGGCTGAGGAGCGAGAGGCACCTTGAATGTGCCCTGGTGGCTTTTCCACCCTGTCCTCACCACCAGACGCCTCCCTGCAGGACGGGCCGCTCACCcccccctgctcctccagcaggtCTCCGGGCAGGGGTCACCGCTGTGGAGCCCTCACCCTGCCGAGGGCAGGACCTGCTGCTTCAGGATGGCGAGATGGCTGCCTCGCTCTGCCGACCTGACCCGCTTCTGCCAGAAACTCAACCGCGTGAAGACTTTGGAGGATGACATGATGGAGACATCCTTCAACAGATGCCTTTCCACCATCGACTTGACGCTGCTGGGCATCGGGGGCATGGTGGGCTCCGGGCTGTATGTCCTCACAGGCACCGTGGCCAAGGAGATCGCTGGCCCCGCTGTCATTGTCTCCTTCATCATTGCGGGCTTTGCCTCGCTCCTGGCTGCTCTCTGCTATGCCGAGTTTGGAGCCCGGGTACCCAAGACAGGCTCTGCCTACATGTTCACCTACGTGTCTGTGGGTGAGATCTGGGCCTTCCTCATCGGCTGGAACGTGCTGCTGGAGTACATGATCGGGGGCGCCGCGGTGGCCAGGGCCTGGAGCGGCTACCTGGACTCCATCTTTAACCACAAGATAAAGAACTTCACCGAGACCCACGTGGGCACCTGGCAGGTGCCGTTCCTGGCCCGCTACCCCGACTTCCTGGCAGCCGCCATCCTGCTGGTAGCCACTGCCTTCATCTCCTTCGGCGCCAAAGTGTCCTCCTGGCTCAACCATGTCTTCTCAGCCATCAGCATGAGCGTCATCCTCTTCATTCTCGTCATGGGCTTCGTCCTCGCGCAGCCCAAGAACTGGAGTTCCCAGGAGGGCGGCTTTGCCCCGTACGGGCTGTCTGGCATCATGGCCGGCACAGCCACCTGCTTCTACGCCTTCGTGGGCTTCGACGTCATTGCAGCCTCCAGCGAAGAGGCCAGGAACCCgcagcaggctgtccccagggccatcGCTTTCTCCTTGGGGCTGGCCACTGGGGCCTACATCCTGGTGTCGGTGGTGCTGACGCTGATGGTGCCCTGGCACACGCTGGACCCTGACTCTGCCCTGGCAGACGCGTTTTACAGGAGGGGCTACGCCTGGGCAGGGTTCCTGGTGGCCGCTGGCTCCATCTGCGGTGAGTACGGGCAGCGGCGGTGGGAGCTGCCCACCCTGCTCGCGATGGGGGCTGGGAACCGGGGTGGTTTGGGTCTGACATGGTCCACCTTCTTCTGCTCATCCCCCAGCGATGAACACCGTCCTGCTGAGCAACCTCTTCTCCCTGCCACGCATCGTCTACGCCATGGCCGAGGAcgggctcttcttccaagtcTTCTCCCGAGTGCATCCTCGCACGCAGGTGCCCGTTGTTGGCATCGTGGTCTTCGGGCTGCTCATGGCCCTGTTGGCTCTTGTCTTCGACCTGGAGGCCCTGGTGCAGTTCCTGTCCATCGGCACGCTGCTGGCCTACACCTTTGTGGCTGCGAGCATCATTGTCCTGCgcttccagcagcagaaggtggaTGCCCCTGTGCCGGCGGCCGGCGGCCGTCCCAGCCCCGAGCCCCGCGAGGGTCCATCTGCGGGCGAGCTGAAGGAGTACGAGTCCTTCTCCGACAAGCTCCAGCTGGTGGACAGGGACAAGAGCAAAGAGCACCGggagccagggcagctgaaggCAGCTTTCGAGCCCTACCTGGAGTTCCTCAGCGACTTCTACCCGGGTGAGGTGGTCACGGTGGCCGTGGTGACCCTGATGGTGTCTGCCATCTGTCTTTGCTCCATCTTGGTGTTTGGCAACACCCACCTCCACCTGCCTACCTGGAGCTACTCCCTGCTGTTGGTCCTTTTCAGCCTGGGCTTCCtgctcagcctcctgctcaTCTGGGCGCACGAGCAGCAGCATGGCACACGGACCTTCCAGGTACGCTGGGGGGCCCGGGCAGGATCAGTCCCTCTGCAGGTTCAGCGGGGTGGGAGCAGCTGTGATGGACCCACGGGAGGTCCCGGTCACCTTGCTCTGGTAAAGGCACCgcagctgctgaaggagaaGGACAGTGTCAGCAAGCATGGAGTGCAGGGAGGTGTTGGTGCCCGTGGTGTCACTCTGCACCATCACTTGTccctgggaggggacatggcCAGCAGCTTCGCGTCCATCCCACGGGATTGCTCCTGCCTGTCCTGGGCTCCCTCCTCTgcatccccacagccccctgcttccctcctgcctgtcccagctcctgccttcgGTCCCGCCTCGAGCTGTGTAGTGGAGCTCTTTTCTTCAGCCTCCAAATCGCTTTTGTGCATCCCGTGCTCCCCCCTCTCCAGTTTCCAGCTTGTCTGGGCCCCAGTGCAGTGCAGGCACGTGGACACTGACACCAGTGGTGACACCACCTCCCATCTGCCCCGCTTCTCCAGCGAGGACTCTGGGCTGCGCTGGGGGCTTGTTTGGTCCTTGTGACGGTTCCTCTGGGCTGTTTCCAGAGCCTGTGCTCACCCCACCAGCCTGGCGTGCAGCCTGGTTCTCAGCTCCTGCTTCCCTATCCAGCCCTTGTTCCTTTTCACTGCcttcttcctggaaaaaaaaaaaaatcattttcagaaAGCCCAGAGTGAAAATCACTTTGTCCCCCACGTTTACCAGTGCTGGCTTTTGTCTGTGCAGTTTTAAGGATGGTCTCACCGCCCCCCGGCTCTCTTTCTCCTGCAGATCCCCTTGGtgcccctctccccagcactGAGTATCGTCCTCAATATCTATCTGATGCTGAAGCTCAGCTACATGACGTGGCTCCGCTTCGCCGTCTGGCTGCTCTTAGGTGAGTGCTCCCGCGGCGGCTGCTTCGGGGCAGAGGGGAACTGGGCTTGTCTGGGCACCAGCTGGCGGCTTCAGGACATCTTTTCCCTCAGTGATGGGTTTATAAAGCTCATCATGCCCCTTTTGGCTTCCAGTTCCCCTTCAGAGGCACAAGCTGAGGTCTCCCAGCGTTTCCCTGACCGTCtctgaccatgagccagcactgagcccttgtggccaagaaggccaatggcatcctggggtgtattagaaggggggtggttagtaggtcagagaggttctccttcccctctactctgccctggtgagacctcatctggaatattgtgtccagttctgggcccctcagctccagaaggacagggaactgctggagagagtccagcgcagggccacaaagatgatgaagggagtggagcatctcccttatgaggaaaggctgaggagctggggctctttagcttggagaagaggagactgaggggcgacctcatcaatgtttataaatatatgaagggtgggtgtcaggaggatggagccaggctcttctcggtgacaaccaacagtaagacaaggggcaatgggttcaagctggaacacaagaggttccacttaaatttgagaagaaacttcttctcagtgagggtgacagaacactggaacaggctgcccaggggggttgtggagtctccttctctgcagacattcaaaacccgcctggacgcctcctgtgtaacctcacctaggtgttcctgctctggcagggggattggactagatgatctttcgaggtcccttccaatccctgacattctgtgattctctggtTCCCAGAGTATTACGGTTTGTTCTGTTAAGGTTTGGATCCTCCTCCAAGCTCTGGCCCAGAACCACCCCCTGGCTCGCTGGGGCTTGGGGAGCCTTTCCCAGCAAGGGGCTGCCCCTCCCCGGGTCTCAACATGCCCCAGGGTCCTTTCCCACCTGCAAGCAGCTGGTTGAAGCCCCCCTGGTGCAGTGGCGTGTGCTGCTCCGACGGGGCGCCGACGGCATCCCTGCCAGCCGCCGACCTCTGCTCAAACCACCGCTCTCCCATCCTCCACCGCAGGTTTGCTCGTCTACTTCGGCTACGGCATCTGGCACAGCAAGGAGAACCTGCGGGAGCCGCGGCCCCAGCGCGTCAGCGCCCGGTACGTGGTGTTCCCCAGCggcagcctggaggagagggTGCAGGCGGTGCAgcccagcccccagccccccgccgGGCTGCCGGACGCCGACACCGAGGACTGCAAGAGATGATACCCCAGGGGACCGGGGCACCTGGCGATGGGAGCATCTGACCCCCCCGCATGGCGAGGCCAGAGACCCCCTCTCCTCCGCCTGGTccttctgcagcagagccaccggggctgccctgggctTGTGGCTCCATCCAGAGATGTTGAGGGTGCTCGtccttccccaccagctccccgCAGAGCGCGGCGGGGGCTGGCTCGCCCCCTCACCATCCCCAGCACTCAGGAACTGGGGCTCAGCCCACTGCCTGCCCTGCTCACCAGGAGCCGCATCCTTCCCCTGTGCACACCCAGGCGCCGTGCAGCGAATCTCGTTTCTGCTGGCCCATCCGCGCAGCGGGGGATGCAGAGTTGTGCAGAGGGTCCCCTGGGACCGGGGCAGGTAGCCCAGCGCTGCCCATCCTGGGTCTCATCCTGGCTGCAGTGTGGGGTCTCATGGAGCCCCTGCCTCCTGCTGAGCCCTTcctgcaggaggaggcaggggcCAAATTCACTTCCCCACCAGGGTCGCTCTCCTAAAATGCTGGGAATGAGGGGGCCGAGGAGCAGCAGGGGACATGAGATGGAGAAAGGACAATACCAGAGcgagcagctgggcagggatcCCGGGAACACCGGTGCGGCTGGCACGGCACAAGCCCAACTGCACCTTCCCAGCCGCTGGCGTTGGCTGTTTCAGGGTGGGCTGGGGCCGTGCCCGGCTGGAAGGTGCTGCTGTGGTCCTGCCCGGGCCAGGCTCTcgccccagccctgtgctggctgtgggTGCTCAGGAGCCAAGGTTTGTTGTGTTGTCCCCAGAGgtccccagcagcatccctgggctgggctgcctgGAGCTGGCTCCCcacttccccagcagcacagtcCGCACTGCTGCCCGGCCATCATGGGGGCTCAGCCCCCCATGCTGCCCCTCCCGGGCTCTCGGTGGCTCTGGGCAGGCTCTGCAGGTGCTTTTCAGTGTTG
Protein-coding sequences here:
- the SLC7A4 gene encoding cationic amino acid transporter 4; this encodes MARWLPRSADLTRFCQKLNRVKTLEDDMMETSFNRCLSTIDLTLLGIGGMVGSGLYVLTGTVAKEIAGPAVIVSFIIAGFASLLAALCYAEFGARVPKTGSAYMFTYVSVGEIWAFLIGWNVLLEYMIGGAAVARAWSGYLDSIFNHKIKNFTETHVGTWQVPFLARYPDFLAAAILLVATAFISFGAKVSSWLNHVFSAISMSVILFILVMGFVLAQPKNWSSQEGGFAPYGLSGIMAGTATCFYAFVGFDVIAASSEEARNPQQAVPRAIAFSLGLATGAYILVSVVLTLMVPWHTLDPDSALADAFYRRGYAWAGFLVAAGSICAMNTVLLSNLFSLPRIVYAMAEDGLFFQVFSRVHPRTQVPVVGIVVFGLLMALLALVFDLEALVQFLSIGTLLAYTFVAASIIVLRFQQQKVDAPVPAAGGRPSPEPREGPSAGELKEYESFSDKLQLVDRDKSKEHREPGQLKAAFEPYLEFLSDFYPGEVVTVAVVTLMVSAICLCSILVFGNTHLHLPTWSYSLLLVLFSLGFLLSLLLIWAHEQQHGTRTFQIPLVPLSPALSIVLNIYLMLKLSYMTWLRFAVWLLLGLLVYFGYGIWHSKENLREPRPQRVSARYVVFPSGSLEERVQAVQPSPQPPAGLPDADTEDCKR